The window GAATTGGACTGGTCTTTGGTTAACGATCCGGCGGAGCTTTTTTCCGTGGGAGAAAAAATTAAAGCTAAAGTAATCAGCGTGGAAAAGGAAAAAATTTCTTTGTCCATTAAGGCGCTTGCTTCCGATCCCTGGCAAAAAATAAAAGAAAAATATAAGAAAGGCGATATTATGGAAGGAGAAGTTTTGCGTTTTAACCCTTACGGAGCGCTTATTTGCGTGGCAAAAGGAGTTTGCGGATTGGTGCATATCTCGGAATTTAAGTCGGAGAGCGATATGAGGGAAAAATTGACGCTGGGTAAAAAATTTCCTTTTCAGATTACGCTTTTTGATCCGTTGGAACATAAATTAACTTTTAGTTTTTTGGATGAAAGCGTTGAAAAAGAGGCAACTAAAAAAGAGAAAAAAGAATAAATTTAAAGCTGGCTGGAAGCGGTTTGATAATCTTTTTTAATGGCAGTGGCCAGCGCTTGGTTTATTTTTTCAGCCAGCGCTTTTATTTTTTTATTTTCTTCGGGAGTAAAATCGCCTAAAATCAATTTTTCTATTTTTTGTTTGCCTTCGGGTTTTTTTAGTTTGCCGGAGGGAGCGGCCGGCGAGACGCCGATTCTGAAGCGCAGAAAATCTTTGGTTTTTATCGTTCGCATGATTGATTCCACGCCGCGGTGGCCGCCCGAGTTTCGGCCGAAGGAAATTTTAATTTTTCCAAAAGGCAAATCTAAATCATCATGGATGATGATCAGGTTTTTGGCCTTGGCTTGAGAATTAATCAGCGATTTTAAAGAATTTCCCGATTTGTTCATAAAGGTGTCCGGCAGGATAATCATTAATTTTTCCCGGCCGATTTTTCCTTCGGTTTTTTGGGCGTTTAATTTTTTATCGTATTCAAAATCATCCAATTTCAGAT is drawn from Candidatus Niyogibacteria bacterium and contains these coding sequences:
- a CDS encoding aminoacyl-tRNA hydrolase, which produces MRYIVGLGNPGNEYEKTRHNAGRILAGLFAEHLKLDDFEYDKKLNAQKTEGKIGREKLMIILPDTFMNKSGNSLKSLINSQAKAKNLIIIHDDLDLPFGKIKISFGRNSGGHRGVESIMRTIKTKDFLRFRIGVSPAAPSGKLKKPEGKQKIEKLILGDFTPEENKKIKALAEKINQALATAIKKDYQTASSQL